A DNA window from Malus domestica chromosome 12, GDT2T_hap1 contains the following coding sequences:
- the LOC103413442 gene encoding uncharacterized protein isoform X2, whose translation MVAQQLLVGPIPISGGSGGPGAGGFYGNFSHLFSLPPCHFQRRRRARTRTRRWTPQSASPRAMVNAQQTHYAVLCLPRHATAADIKRAYRLLARKYHPDVSKDSQAGEVFKSIRQAYEVLSNEATRAQYDRELRLQKDTGRQHSGKWNYSTEFEDGVRIYKWAEVRQRMQRERYWERYNVNEESSSYGKTDGATEEGEPEQERGSFSEVLRSAFVSLFLLQTFGSRLSLTFSSLMALFDRKLDAGYKIGYVIAWVLGGRGGILLTLCLSFASWVCGKTSSNMVALVVVAMWIGSNLAKFAPLPQGALLTLLYMSIKLQVDLN comes from the exons ATGGTGGCGCAGCAGCTCCTGGTGGGACCCATCCCCATCAGCGGTGGCAGTGGCGGCCCCGGCGCCGGCGGCTTCTATGGAAATTTCAGTCATTTGTTTTCCCTGCCACCGTGTCATTTTCAACGCAGAAGAAGAGCCAGAACCCGTACTCGCCGGTGGACCCCACAATCGGCATCGCCAAGAGCCATGGTCAACGCCCAGCAGACCCACTACGCGGTGCTGTGCCTCCCACGCCATGCCACCGCCGCCGATATCAAGAGGGCTTATCGCCTTCTCGCTCGTAAG TATCATCCTGATGTTAGCAAAGATTCTCAAGCTGGAGAGGTGTTCAAGAGCATCCGTCAGGCGTATGAG GTTCTATCCAATGAAGCAACGAGGGCTCAATATGACCGGGAACTTAGATTACAAAAAGATACTGGTAGGCAACATAGTGGAAAATGGAACTACAGCACTGAATTTGAAGATGGGGTAAGGATCTATAAGTGGGCTGAAGTACGGCAGAGAATGCAACGGGAGAGATACTGGGAACGTTATAATGTTAATGAAGAGAGTTCGTCATATGGTAAAACTGATGGAGCAACTGAAGAAGGAGAGCCAGAGCAAGAGAGAGGTTCCTTCAGTGAAGTGCTTAGATCAGCCTTCGTATCTCTGTTTCTATTGCAGACATTTGGATCTCGGTTATCTCTCACGTTTAGCAGCCTGATGGCCTTGTTTGACAGGAAATTGGATGCCGGATACAAGATTGGTTATGTAATTGCTTGGGTTTTGGGTGGTAGAGGCGGGATCTTGCTGACTTTGTGCCTGTCGTTTGCAAGTTGGGTTTGTGGGAAAACCAGCAGCAATATGGTTGCTCTGGTGGTGGTAGCCATGTGGATCGGCTCCAATCTTGCAAAATTTGCACCGCTCCCGCAAGGTGCCCTGCTCACGCTTCTGTACATGTCTATTAAGCTACAAGTTGATTTGAACTAA
- the LOC103413442 gene encoding uncharacterized protein isoform X1, producing MVAQQLLVGPIPISGGSGGPGAGGFYGNFSHLFSLPPCHFQRRRRARTRTRRWTPQSASPRAMVNAQQTHYAVLCLPRHATAADIKRAYRLLARKEVPLKLVVKEFTDSMRQRLTIKNLRILAYVLQYHPDVSKDSQAGEVFKSIRQAYEVLSNEATRAQYDRELRLQKDTGRQHSGKWNYSTEFEDGVRIYKWAEVRQRMQRERYWERYNVNEESSSYGKTDGATEEGEPEQERGSFSEVLRSAFVSLFLLQTFGSRLSLTFSSLMALFDRKLDAGYKIGYVIAWVLGGRGGILLTLCLSFASWVCGKTSSNMVALVVVAMWIGSNLAKFAPLPQGALLTLLYMSIKLQVDLN from the exons ATGGTGGCGCAGCAGCTCCTGGTGGGACCCATCCCCATCAGCGGTGGCAGTGGCGGCCCCGGCGCCGGCGGCTTCTATGGAAATTTCAGTCATTTGTTTTCCCTGCCACCGTGTCATTTTCAACGCAGAAGAAGAGCCAGAACCCGTACTCGCCGGTGGACCCCACAATCGGCATCGCCAAGAGCCATGGTCAACGCCCAGCAGACCCACTACGCGGTGCTGTGCCTCCCACGCCATGCCACCGCCGCCGATATCAAGAGGGCTTATCGCCTTCTCGCTCGTAAG GAGGTCCCACTGAAATTGGTTGTCAAAGAATTTACAGACTCTATGAGGCAGAGGCTCACAATTAAGAACTTACGTATTCTTGCCTATGTGTTGCAGTATCATCCTGATGTTAGCAAAGATTCTCAAGCTGGAGAGGTGTTCAAGAGCATCCGTCAGGCGTATGAG GTTCTATCCAATGAAGCAACGAGGGCTCAATATGACCGGGAACTTAGATTACAAAAAGATACTGGTAGGCAACATAGTGGAAAATGGAACTACAGCACTGAATTTGAAGATGGGGTAAGGATCTATAAGTGGGCTGAAGTACGGCAGAGAATGCAACGGGAGAGATACTGGGAACGTTATAATGTTAATGAAGAGAGTTCGTCATATGGTAAAACTGATGGAGCAACTGAAGAAGGAGAGCCAGAGCAAGAGAGAGGTTCCTTCAGTGAAGTGCTTAGATCAGCCTTCGTATCTCTGTTTCTATTGCAGACATTTGGATCTCGGTTATCTCTCACGTTTAGCAGCCTGATGGCCTTGTTTGACAGGAAATTGGATGCCGGATACAAGATTGGTTATGTAATTGCTTGGGTTTTGGGTGGTAGAGGCGGGATCTTGCTGACTTTGTGCCTGTCGTTTGCAAGTTGGGTTTGTGGGAAAACCAGCAGCAATATGGTTGCTCTGGTGGTGGTAGCCATGTGGATCGGCTCCAATCTTGCAAAATTTGCACCGCTCCCGCAAGGTGCCCTGCTCACGCTTCTGTACATGTCTATTAAGCTACAAGTTGATTTGAACTAA
- the LOC103449306 gene encoding adenylyl-sulfate kinase 3-like has protein sequence MSTLNNSTNIFWQECQVGKVDRQKLLNQKGCVVWITGLSGSGKSTLAYSLSRELYSRGKLSYVLDGDNLRHGLNKDLGFKAEDRAENIRRVGEVAKLFADAGLFSIASLISPYKKDRDACRALLPDANFIEVFMNMPLELCESRDAKGLYKLARAGKIKGFTGIDDPYERPENCEIEIGQENGVCPMPAAMAGRVVSYLEEKGFLQVQ, from the exons ATGTCTACTTTGAACAATTCAACAAATATATTTTGGCAAGAATGTCAGGTTGGGAAGGTTGATAGGCAGAAACTACTCAATCAAAAGGGATGTGTTGTATGGATTACTGGTCTCAGTGGATCAG GGAAAAGTACACTGGCATACTCATTAAGTAGAGAACTATACTCTAGGGGAAAGTTGTCATATGTCCTTGATGGAGATAACCTTCGGCATGGTCTGAACAAGGATCTTGGTTTCAAAGCCGAAGACCGAGCTGAAAATATACGCAGAGTTG GGGAGGTAGCAAAACTGTTTGCAGATGCAGGATTGTTTAGTATTGCTAGCCTCATATCTCCTTATAAGAAAGATCGGGATGCCTGCCGTGCATTGTTACCTGATGCAAACTTTATTGAG GTTTTCATGAACATGCCCCTAGAATTATGCGAGTCAAGAGATGCAAAAGGACTTTATAAGCTTGCACGTGCTGGAAAGATTAAAG GTTTTACTGGAATAGATGACCCTTATGAGCGACCAGAGAACTGCGAG ATAGAAATAGGACAAGAAAATGGAGTTTGTCCCATGCCTGCAGCCATGGCAGGCCGAGTAGTGTCCTACTTGGAGGAGAAAGGATTTCTTCAAGTTCAGTGA